One window from the genome of Osmerus eperlanus chromosome 1, fOsmEpe2.1, whole genome shotgun sequence encodes:
- the LOC134036802 gene encoding putative nuclease HARBI1 isoform X1, producing the protein MKAQNCVFLSALTMACPFVRDVVDEEALVLRRAFRRERVFRDRLDPLAFPDDHLYERYRFSADGIRYLCRLLGPRIKHRTARSHALSVEQMVCVALRFFASGAFLYSVGDAEQLNKATICRTIRSVCLAIKALADVFISFPGHRRLCDIKEEFYRIAGFPNVIGAVDCTHIRIKAPSGAHEADFVNRKSFHSINVQMVCNADCVISNVVAKWPGSVHDSRIFRASEIYQCLSQGEFSGVLLGDRGYGCQPFLLTPFTDPQEAQQAYNHAHARTRARVEMTFGLLKARFHCLHKLRVSPVRACDITVACAVLHNVACLRKERAPRVPPAMDWDNPAIFPDDDSGRLLRDQYVLNYFS; encoded by the exons atgaaggcccaaaattgtgtgttcctttctgctctgacaatggcatgcccattcgtgcgagatgtggtggatgaagaagcacttgtgctgaggagagccttcaggcgagaaagggtcttcagggaccggttggacccactggccttccctgatgaccatctatatgaaagatacaggttttctgcagatggcatcaggtatctatgcagactactgggtcccaggattaagcaccgcactgcacggagccatgcactgagtgtggagcaaatggtttgtgtggccttgcgcttttttgctagtggagccttcctgtactcagtgggggatgcagaacagctgaacaaggccacaatttgccgcacaataaggagtgtgtgtctggctatcaaagcattagcagatgtcttcatctccttccctggccacagaagactctgtgacatcaaagaggagttctataggattgcag gtttccccaatgtcattggtgcagtggactgcacacacataaggataaaagccccctcaggtgcccatgaggccgattttgtgaataggaaatcctttcacagcattaatgttcag atggtctgcaatgctgactgtgtgatcagcaatgttgtggcaaaatggcctggctcagtccatgactccagaatctttcgggcctctgaaatctatcagtgcctatcacaag gtgaattctctggtgtgttgctgggagacagggggtatggctgccagccttttctcctgacacctttcacagacccccaggaagcacagcaggcctacaaccatgcccatgccaggaccagggccagagttgaaatgacctttggcctcctgaaggcacgctttcactgccttcacaaattaagggtcagccctgttagggcatgtgatattactgtggcttgtgctgtcctccacaatgtggcctgcctgaggaaggagagggcccccagagtgccaccagccatggactgggacaatccggcaatcttccctgatgacgacagtggtcggctgctgagggaccaatatgtgttgaattattttagttag
- the LOC134036802 gene encoding putative nuclease HARBI1 isoform X2: MSSSPSLATEDSVTSKRSSIGLQMVCNADCVISNVVAKWPGSVHDSRIFRASEIYQCLSQGEFSGVLLGDRGYGCQPFLLTPFTDPQEAQQAYNHAHARTRARVEMTFGLLKARFHCLHKLRVSPVRACDITVACAVLHNVACLRKERAPRVPPAMDWDNPAIFPDDDSGRLLRDQYVLNYFS; encoded by the exons atgtcttcatctccttccctggccacagaagactctgtgacatcaaagaggagttctataggattgcag atggtctgcaatgctgactgtgtgatcagcaatgttgtggcaaaatggcctggctcagtccatgactccagaatctttcgggcctctgaaatctatcagtgcctatcacaag gtgaattctctggtgtgttgctgggagacagggggtatggctgccagccttttctcctgacacctttcacagacccccaggaagcacagcaggcctacaaccatgcccatgccaggaccagggccagagttgaaatgacctttggcctcctgaaggcacgctttcactgccttcacaaattaagggtcagccctgttagggcatgtgatattactgtggcttgtgctgtcctccacaatgtggcctgcctgaggaaggagagggcccccagagtgccaccagccatggactgggacaatccggcaatcttccctgatgacgacagtggtcggctgctgagggaccaatatgtgttgaattattttagttag